The Leptotrichia sp. OH3620_COT-345 nucleotide sequence TGCTGAACCGATATTTTCCCATGCAATCCTAAATATATATTAATCAATATCAATATTCCACATGCAAACAGGATATATTAAATCTTGTAACTGTGACATAATTTGAGCCATTGAGTATTTGTTAGGGTGTATCGATCCATAAGTAACGCCATCTGAATTTAAAGCTGACCATGTTTTTATAGACATATCATTATGTGCGTAAGTTCTCGCTGTAAAATCAGCAAACGCACACTCGTATTTACGACATAATTCTTGTATTATAGGTCTAACATTTTGAAACCACTCTACATAGGTTCTCCCAGTATTATAAACTGTTCCAACTGTTGGCAAAGTGATGATAATAGCCAAATCTTTTACGGTTTTATTATAAGCTGGTCTACCATTAACACTTGTATTTCCTCTTATTCTTTTCAATCCTTCTTCCATATTTGTTTTAAATAAGTTTAATCTTTGTTCTAGTGTTAACCCAGCGAACTTCGTATGGTTTTTA carries:
- a CDS encoding SGNH/GDSL hydrolase family protein, translated to EWVGNPTYALPYYLQKYPNGFLQTSMEHNPDLLIIGWGMNDADKNHTKFAGLTLEQRLNLFKTNMEEGLKRIRGNTSVNGRPAYNKTVKDLAIIITLPTVGTVYNTGRTYVEWFQNVRPIIQELCRKYECAFADFTARTYAHNDMSIKTWSALNSDGVTYGSIHPNKYSMAQIMSQLQDLIYPVCMWNIDID